In a genomic window of Demequina muriae:
- a CDS encoding deoxyguanosinetriphosphate triphosphohydrolase family protein, whose amino-acid sequence MSEVDPRTARRAPEVLDEFQLAERHPDFRVDLERIRFSPYFSRLSAVTQVISQTGAGLAVHNRLIHSVKVGAVARAIAMNLHRDTGPTGRLVQELGGCDPVVVQAAASAHDVGHPPFGHLGERALDRLARDRFRLREGFEGNAQTYRILTRLDEHDVSGVGLNLTSAVRAAVQKYPWRRGHGGTRRGAASDKFSMYVVDAADAREALSAYPAIAPGQQTLECSVMDIADDIAYSLHDLDDFYRAGLLNQATIAGEFREWRRKRAELRALDDYALRSVSRAPGHSLEMLWRRLEARDPWIADVDAFDGAVARVTDEVVEGLLTVPFDGSLSADRALARFTDEWIRHLQSSVEVHQEPDHRSGHVSLNRIAWHEVAVLKFLHERFILDRPDLAVYQRGQASVLERLVDGFTRWLDDPYDARRAPRRLLDLVDLSTQDYLTVARTEPQLLPDIDETELRRRAVGRGVIDYVAALTDAQAAHLDAMLSGDTERLWDAGQGL is encoded by the coding sequence ATGAGTGAGGTCGATCCCCGCACCGCCCGCCGCGCACCCGAGGTGCTCGATGAGTTCCAGCTGGCCGAGCGCCACCCGGACTTCCGAGTGGACCTGGAGCGCATCCGCTTCTCGCCCTACTTCTCGCGGCTGTCCGCGGTGACGCAGGTGATCTCCCAGACCGGCGCCGGCCTGGCCGTCCACAACCGGCTCATCCACTCCGTGAAGGTGGGAGCGGTGGCGCGGGCCATCGCCATGAATCTCCACCGTGACACTGGACCCACGGGACGGCTGGTCCAGGAGCTCGGCGGCTGCGACCCCGTCGTCGTGCAGGCCGCGGCCAGCGCTCACGATGTGGGCCACCCTCCCTTCGGCCACCTGGGCGAGCGGGCCCTCGACCGTCTGGCGCGCGATCGGTTCCGGCTGCGTGAGGGCTTCGAGGGCAATGCGCAGACGTACCGCATCCTGACGCGACTCGACGAGCACGACGTCTCCGGAGTGGGCCTCAACCTCACCTCCGCAGTGCGGGCCGCCGTGCAGAAGTACCCGTGGCGCCGGGGCCACGGCGGCACGCGACGCGGAGCGGCGAGCGACAAGTTCTCCATGTACGTCGTGGATGCGGCCGATGCGCGCGAGGCCTTGAGCGCCTACCCCGCCATCGCGCCCGGGCAGCAGACGCTCGAGTGCTCGGTCATGGACATCGCGGACGACATTGCGTACTCCCTGCACGACCTCGACGACTTCTATCGCGCTGGTCTGCTCAACCAGGCGACCATCGCGGGTGAGTTTCGGGAGTGGAGGCGCAAACGCGCCGAGCTGCGCGCACTCGATGACTACGCGCTGCGCAGCGTGAGCCGCGCACCGGGGCACTCCCTGGAGATGCTGTGGCGCCGGCTCGAGGCGCGCGACCCGTGGATCGCGGACGTCGACGCGTTCGACGGGGCGGTCGCCAGGGTCACCGATGAGGTGGTCGAGGGCCTGCTCACCGTGCCGTTCGACGGGTCCCTCAGTGCGGACAGGGCGCTGGCGCGCTTCACGGACGAGTGGATCCGTCACCTGCAGTCCTCCGTGGAGGTCCACCAGGAGCCCGATCATCGCTCGGGCCACGTGTCGCTCAACCGCATCGCGTGGCATGAGGTCGCGGTGCTGAAGTTCCTGCACGAACGGTTCATCCTCGACCGTCCGGACCTCGCCGTGTATCAGCGGGGGCAGGCGAGCGTTCTCGAGCGCCTGGTCGACGGGTTCACCCGGTGGCTCGACGACCCGTACGACGCACGCCGAGCGCCCCGGCGGCTGCTCGACCTCGTTGATCTCTCCACCCAGGACTACCTGACGGTCGCGCGCACCGAGCCCCAGCTGCTGCCGGACATCGACGAGACGGAGCTGCGGCGCCGTGCGGTGGGCCGTGGGGTGATCGATTACGTGGCTGCCCTGACGGATGCGCAGGCCGCGCATCTGGACGCGATGCTCTCGGGTGACACCGAACGGCTGTGGGACGCGGGCCAGGGTCTCTAG
- a CDS encoding metallophosphoesterase family protein produces the protein MTTRLLLISDTHVPKKARALQPQVWSLIDRADIVLHAGDWVDEALLDEIESRATRLVGVAGNNDGPALWQRLGEVARVEIEGVRFAMIHETGDAARRERRCDAQFGPTSAEPADVLVFGHSHIPWDSTTPGGLRLLNPGSPTDRRRQPVGTVMTALLDDGILRDVTLVPTPR, from the coding sequence GTGACCACGCGCCTCCTGCTCATCAGCGACACCCACGTTCCGAAGAAGGCCCGTGCCCTGCAGCCGCAGGTGTGGAGCCTCATCGACCGGGCCGACATCGTGCTGCACGCGGGCGACTGGGTCGATGAGGCGCTGCTCGACGAGATCGAGAGCCGGGCAACTCGCCTCGTGGGCGTCGCAGGCAACAACGATGGGCCCGCGCTGTGGCAGCGGCTGGGCGAGGTCGCACGCGTGGAGATCGAGGGCGTGCGGTTCGCCATGATTCATGAGACCGGGGATGCCGCGCGACGCGAGCGACGCTGCGATGCGCAGTTCGGGCCCACAAGCGCCGAGCCGGCCGACGTTCTCGTCTTCGGCCACTCGCACATTCCTTGGGATTCGACGACACCCGGCGGACTGCGCCTGCTCAATCCCGGCTCGCCCACCGACCGTCGCCGACAGCCCGTGGGAACCGTCATGACGGCACTGCTCGACGATGGGATTCTGCGCGACGTGACCCTCGTGCCGACGCCGCGCTGA
- a CDS encoding GNAT family N-acetyltransferase, whose product MITVRSVPADDADAHRLWKAQERDLAERYDEPDLELETEFPTLVGSWVGYRDDGAPVASIVARWSPYAETAPGDVELKRLWVEPGHRGHGHSRVMLGAAEAAARKAGATRLILETGTGQPEAIALYESAGWIPMAPYGEYSHEPESRCYAKPLPTRVLVINGTVGAGKTTVSSAVQDLLGEQGAHCGFIDADALCQAVPAPESDRYQQELLFDSLSAVAGVFRARGYGLMVIPRVVEDALDRGRYERAFASADAGAAEVTIVRVVAPQDIRLERVAAREPEGYWRDWATARTVELDDVLEELDLDDAVIDNSGDRNRLEVAAEVVDRIGW is encoded by the coding sequence ATGATCACCGTCCGCAGCGTGCCCGCCGATGATGCCGACGCGCATCGGCTCTGGAAGGCCCAGGAGCGCGACCTCGCCGAGCGCTACGACGAGCCCGACCTGGAGCTCGAGACTGAGTTCCCGACGCTCGTGGGGTCGTGGGTGGGCTATCGCGACGACGGCGCGCCGGTCGCCTCCATCGTGGCCCGCTGGTCGCCGTACGCCGAGACCGCGCCGGGCGATGTCGAGCTCAAGCGCCTGTGGGTCGAGCCCGGTCATCGCGGCCACGGTCACTCGCGGGTCATGCTCGGCGCGGCCGAGGCCGCCGCGCGGAAGGCAGGCGCCACCCGACTGATCCTGGAGACCGGCACCGGCCAGCCCGAGGCCATCGCGCTGTACGAATCGGCGGGCTGGATCCCCATGGCTCCGTACGGCGAGTACAGCCACGAGCCCGAGTCCCGCTGCTACGCCAAGCCCCTGCCCACCCGGGTGCTGGTGATCAATGGCACCGTGGGCGCGGGCAAGACCACGGTCTCCTCGGCGGTGCAGGACCTGCTCGGCGAGCAGGGGGCGCACTGCGGCTTCATTGACGCCGACGCGCTCTGCCAGGCGGTGCCGGCCCCCGAGTCCGACCGCTACCAGCAGGAGCTGCTCTTCGACTCGCTCTCGGCGGTCGCGGGAGTGTTCCGCGCTCGCGGCTACGGGCTCATGGTGATCCCGCGGGTGGTGGAGGATGCCTTGGATCGCGGCCGTTATGAGCGCGCCTTCGCGAGCGCCGATGCGGGGGCGGCCGAGGTCACGATCGTCCGGGTCGTCGCGCCTCAGGACATCCGCCTGGAGCGGGTCGCCGCGCGCGAGCCCGAGGGGTACTGGCGCGACTGGGCGACGGCGCGGACCGTGGAGTTGGACGACGTGCTCGAGGAGCTGGACCTGGATGACGCGGTGATCGACAACTCAGGCGACCGCAACCGGCTCGAGGTCGCCGCGGAGGTCGTCGACCGCATCGGCTGGTAG
- a CDS encoding LLM class flavin-dependent oxidoreductase yields the protein MLNIGFLSFGWWSGAPGSRVRTASELMHDTIRLAEAAEDAALDGAWIRIHHYEQNTSSPFPLLAAMGARTSRVELGTGVINMRYENPLYMAEAAGTADLIAGGRLQLGVSRGSPEPAADGPGTFGYPLPVGKRPVEDAAERIAKFRDAISGTGIAEPGANAHVRPGTKLAITPQSPGLTKRIWYGAGGEESARTVGELGMNLMSSTLVEGGTGEPLGVIQSRQIDAFRSAWADARHEGVPRVSVSRSIQPIVDDETALYFGPTLERDRMGANRDQVGSIDTFIATFGKTYVGDLDKLERELRDDEAVMSSDTLLVTIPNQLGADFNHRTFFALKELRDRLAPHHTGPHRSDSSSGLRGFERH from the coding sequence ATGCTCAACATCGGATTCCTGAGCTTCGGGTGGTGGTCTGGCGCTCCCGGCTCACGCGTGCGCACCGCGAGCGAACTCATGCACGACACGATCCGGCTGGCCGAGGCCGCGGAGGACGCGGCGTTGGACGGCGCGTGGATCCGCATCCACCACTACGAGCAGAACACCTCGTCGCCGTTCCCGCTGCTCGCCGCCATGGGCGCGCGCACCTCGCGCGTCGAACTCGGCACGGGCGTGATCAACATGCGGTACGAGAACCCGCTGTACATGGCAGAGGCCGCCGGCACCGCGGACCTCATCGCGGGCGGCAGGCTTCAGCTCGGGGTCTCGCGGGGATCACCCGAGCCCGCGGCCGATGGTCCGGGCACCTTCGGCTATCCCCTTCCGGTGGGCAAGCGTCCGGTGGAGGACGCGGCGGAGCGCATCGCGAAGTTCCGCGACGCGATCTCGGGCACGGGGATCGCCGAACCCGGAGCGAACGCCCACGTGCGACCGGGAACCAAGTTGGCGATCACCCCGCAGTCCCCGGGGCTGACCAAACGCATCTGGTACGGCGCCGGCGGCGAGGAGTCGGCACGCACGGTGGGCGAACTGGGGATGAACCTGATGTCGTCGACCCTGGTGGAAGGCGGCACCGGCGAGCCGCTGGGAGTCATCCAGTCGCGGCAGATCGACGCGTTCCGCTCGGCATGGGCCGATGCCCGCCACGAGGGGGTGCCGCGAGTGTCCGTCTCGCGCTCGATCCAGCCGATCGTCGACGACGAGACGGCCCTGTACTTCGGCCCCACCCTCGAGCGCGACCGCATGGGTGCCAACCGCGACCAGGTGGGCTCGATCGACACCTTCATCGCGACGTTCGGCAAGACCTACGTGGGCGACCTGGACAAGCTCGAGCGTGAGCTGCGGGACGACGAGGCCGTGATGAGCTCCGACACCCTGCTCGTGACGATCCCCAACCAGCTGGGCGCGGATTTCAACCACCGCACGTTCTTTGCGCTCAAGGAGCTGCGGGACCGGCTCGCTCCGCACCACACGGGGCCGCACCGCTCTGATTCAAGCAGCGGACTGCGGGGGTTCGAGCGGCACTAG